From one Streptomyces sp. R41 genomic stretch:
- a CDS encoding NAD kinase: MTQTRARTVFLLAHTGRPAAIRSAELVVQGLLRSGIGVRVLEAEAADLPLPGEVELVKEATPQCLDGCELLIVLGGDGTLLRGAEFARASGVPMLGVNLGRVGFLAEAERDDLDKVVDRVVTKAYEVEERMTVDVVVHSNGDIVHTDWALNEAAVQKAGAEKLLEVVLEIDGRPVTGFGCDGIVLSTPTGSTAYAFSAGGPVVWPEVEALLMVPISAHALFAKPLVTSPDSVLAVEVLPHIPPGVLWCDGRRTVELPPGARVEVRRGAVPVRLARLHHASFTDRLVAKFALPVSGWRGAPH; the protein is encoded by the coding sequence TTGACACAGACCCGAGCTCGTACTGTTTTCCTGCTGGCCCACACCGGGCGGCCGGCAGCCATCCGCAGCGCCGAGTTGGTGGTCCAGGGGCTGTTGCGCTCCGGGATCGGCGTACGGGTCCTGGAGGCGGAGGCGGCCGACCTGCCGCTGCCGGGCGAGGTGGAGCTGGTCAAGGAGGCGACTCCGCAGTGCCTCGACGGCTGCGAACTGCTGATCGTGCTGGGCGGTGACGGCACGCTGCTGCGCGGCGCCGAGTTCGCCCGCGCCTCAGGGGTGCCGATGCTCGGCGTCAATCTCGGCCGCGTCGGCTTCCTCGCGGAGGCCGAGCGCGACGACCTCGACAAGGTGGTCGACCGGGTGGTGACGAAGGCGTACGAGGTCGAGGAGCGGATGACCGTCGACGTCGTCGTGCACAGCAACGGCGACATCGTGCACACCGACTGGGCGCTGAACGAGGCGGCCGTGCAGAAGGCGGGCGCCGAGAAGCTGCTGGAAGTCGTGCTGGAGATCGACGGGCGGCCGGTGACCGGGTTCGGCTGCGACGGGATCGTGCTGTCCACGCCGACCGGTTCGACGGCGTACGCGTTCTCCGCCGGCGGGCCCGTGGTGTGGCCGGAGGTCGAGGCGCTGCTCATGGTGCCGATCAGCGCGCACGCGCTGTTCGCCAAACCGCTGGTGACCTCGCCGGACTCCGTGCTCGCCGTGGAGGTGCTGCCGCACATTCCGCCGGGAGTGCTGTGGTGCGACGGGCGGCGGACGGTGGAGCTGCCGCCGGGGGCGCGGGTGGAGGTGCGGCGGGGGGCTGTGCCGGTGCGCTTGGCCCGGCTGCACCACGCTTCGTTCACCGACCGGCTGGTGGCCAAGTTCGCGTTGCCGGTGTCCGGGTGGCGCGGGGCGCCGCACTAG
- a CDS encoding TlyA family RNA methyltransferase: MAGVARRRLDAELVRRKLARSREHASQLIAAGRVTVGKTLATKPATQVETAAAIVVTQDDSDPDYVSRGGHKLAGALAAFVPQGLKVEGRRALDAGASTGGFTDVLLRAGAAHVVAVDVGYGQLAWSLQSDERVTVKDRTNVRELTLEAIDGEPVDLVVGDLSFIPLGLVLPALVRCAAPDADLVMMVKPQFEVGKDRLGSGGVVRSPELRAEAVRGVAERARELGLGVQGVTASPLPGPSGNVEYFLWLRAGAPELDPADVDRAVAEGPR; the protein is encoded by the coding sequence GTGGCAGGAGTGGCACGCCGCCGACTCGACGCCGAGCTGGTCCGCCGGAAGCTGGCGCGCTCGCGCGAGCATGCCAGCCAGCTGATCGCCGCGGGGCGGGTCACCGTCGGCAAGACCCTCGCGACCAAGCCCGCCACGCAGGTGGAGACCGCGGCCGCGATCGTGGTCACCCAGGACGACAGTGACCCCGACTACGTCTCGCGCGGCGGGCACAAGCTCGCGGGCGCCCTGGCGGCCTTCGTGCCGCAGGGGCTGAAGGTCGAGGGCAGGCGCGCACTGGACGCCGGGGCGTCCACCGGAGGCTTCACCGACGTACTGCTGCGCGCGGGCGCCGCCCATGTCGTCGCCGTCGACGTCGGCTACGGACAACTCGCCTGGTCTCTTCAGAGCGATGAACGCGTCACCGTCAAGGACCGTACGAACGTACGCGAGTTGACGTTGGAGGCGATCGATGGGGAGCCCGTGGATCTTGTCGTCGGGGATCTGTCCTTCATCCCGCTCGGACTGGTGCTGCCCGCCCTCGTGCGGTGCGCGGCGCCGGATGCCGACCTGGTGATGATGGTGAAGCCGCAGTTCGAGGTGGGGAAGGATCGGTTGGGGAGCGGCGGTGTCGTACGCAGCCCCGAACTGCGCGCGGAGGCCGTGCGCGGAGTGGCCGAACGAGCCCGGGAACTGGGGCTCGGAGTGCAGGGGGTGACCGCAAGCCCGTTGCCCGGACCCTCGGGCAATGTCGAGTACTTTCTGTGGCTGCGTGCCGGGGCACCCGAACTCGACCCGGCCGACGTTGACCGTGCAGTGGCGGAGGGGCCGCGTTGA
- a CDS encoding SCP2 sterol-binding domain-containing protein, translating into MATIEECRTALDKLSDNLAGAEGDVRSAAALDRSLSCRITDLDITFVGRLRDGRIEVLDTLQGPPREKAQIRLTMKGDDLVSMVNGDLHFAKAWGSGRVKLEAGLRDLFRLRTLL; encoded by the coding sequence ATGGCGACGATTGAGGAGTGCCGCACCGCACTCGACAAGCTCTCGGACAACCTTGCTGGCGCCGAAGGGGACGTACGCAGCGCTGCGGCCCTGGACCGCTCGCTGAGCTGCCGTATCACCGACCTGGACATCACCTTCGTGGGCCGTCTCAGGGACGGCCGGATCGAGGTGCTCGACACGCTCCAGGGCCCGCCCCGCGAGAAGGCCCAGATCCGGCTCACGATGAAGGGGGACGACCTGGTGTCGATGGTGAACGGCGACCTGCACTTCGCGAAGGCCTGGGGCTCGGGCCGGGTGAAGCTGGAGGCGGGCCTGCGGGACCTGTTCCGCCTCAGGACCCTTCTGTAG